A genomic stretch from Diprion similis isolate iyDipSimi1 chromosome 1, iyDipSimi1.1, whole genome shotgun sequence includes:
- the LOC124409907 gene encoding uncharacterized protein C15orf61, translating to MAPGGSWIRSLIVLPTRKIRNGDKPLASEVLTSYLLQTEEPPWTSYFVKYADVVNDQRGMSHFNWPVGKSNYHVLRTGCYPYLKYHCTKRAKEDLSADNTLFMIIKIINLGIPTLIYGLTATQLIRHREIVKTPHGNVTIHFLLPEDKGSRY from the exons ATGGCGCCAGGAGGCAGCTGGATTCGTTCTTTGATAGTTTTACCAACCCGGAAAATACGCAACGGCGATAAGCCCCTGGCTTCGGAG GTTTTGACCAGCTACTTACTGCAAACTGAGGAACCACCTTGGACTTCGTACTTTGTGAAGTATGCTGATGTGGTAAACGATCAACGAGGTATGTCCCATTTCAACTGGCCAGTTGGAAAAAGCAATTATCACGTTTTGAGGACAGGTTGCTATCCTTACCTCAAGTATCACTGCACAAAGAGAGCTAAGGAGGATCTCAGTGCTGACAACACCCTTTTCATGATCATCAAGATAATTAACCTTG GAATTCCTACATTGATATACGGACTGACGGCTACGCAACTAATTCGTCATCGCGAAATCGTTAAAACTCCTCATGGCAACGTGACTATCCATTTCTTATTGCCGGAGGATAAAGGCTCCCGGTATTAG